A region from the Aegilops tauschii subsp. strangulata cultivar AL8/78 chromosome 5, Aet v6.0, whole genome shotgun sequence genome encodes:
- the LOC109784816 gene encoding uncharacterized protein yields MLLRPVPSPPPPRFPAAAARRSAAPATAPFFLVLRRRQRRRRHRPHARLRASLSDLLASLPASLALVGPAAAAAAAAVVSSIASPSSYLRSGLPPPSSPDHEDDAAAAGEWILFTSPTPFNRCVLLRCPSVSFEDGGVLLDGVNERLLTQDRHYVNLSRGSIPAAPAGQGAGEVSYQRLCIPLEDGGVIALDWPANLDLDKEHGLDSTVLLVPGTPEGSMDRGIEMFVLDALKNGYFPIVMNPRGCGGSPLTTPRLFTAADSDDICTTIRFINSKRPWTTIMGVGWGYGANMLTKYLVEAGESTPLTAAVCIDNPFDLQEATRTFPHNIALDQKLTAGLVDILRANKELFQGKDKDFDVQKALSANCLRDFDGAISMVSHGFANVDDFYSENSVRPLVAGVKIPVLFIQSDDGTVPLLSVPRSSISENPFTSLLLCSCVHSTGFTFERYTELWCQNLTLEWLSAVEFALLKGRHPLIKDVDITVNPSKGLAFTVPQPNDKKVPKDDNFHEQAQFFLSNNFPHGINGLLNDSANEYSGAQNSENGLLTDSANGCSGAQNSKNGLPTDSANGYSGAQNSENGLLTDSANGYSGAQNSKNRLLEDNGDVGRIRKEADEEELEDIPEDVEKGHVLQSAGLVMNMLDATMPGTLDDDQKNKVMVAVEQGESLVKALEEAVPEDVREKLTSSVTEILQSKRHNFNLDALKRGWTNARSTTKRVVQEKVKESDHESGAKDAKIIDQNRSITSIGEGDQKDTNLTSNNNNPAEGIDLSQAKPYQASGPVGTGIETGSEQTQLDKSEKDNSGVNESSEEKQEADQGSVTDPKHLSDDPSTANSNGTPRERVQSADSTAEQNPESNMVDKEVDVVHANEDKVALNVVDQSTQISKTEESKHPSVNNVRQALDALTDFDDSTQMAVNSVFGVIENMIDQFQKHKDSEDREKSDGATDKPPVDETQSDVMVDVDNELSRKDKNPSSSGESQHNTSVKARPIMSEDHNFSEKKSDLNTVPPLKGKIRSSQRNIPGNNVDGDVAKMVSGSPDYLLDVAASSYLKVQYALYLHEYLTRQLQLQSPDLNSATDLFLDPQEGKWKLADQMDNVQGDISISGKYSFVNEEIKHADSSQAPPRTGDVILPPYSALRNFADSETKRKVIEKLPGNALRQTLTYFITDELTNTLKTEVGRRLGITKADKLQRSLAHDVERLATQVSRTIVHDSELYRATSVQRNPTTVKFGVVHGENVVEAVSTAVLRSHDLRKVLPVGVIVGVTLASLRNYFHVGVSKHDNLTKAAVKSGILDEDLIVQDAGEGNIDNLSTQKEANADLCTQKETNTDHYIEKPGEHKQQEITKSDGKGMMVGAVTAALGASAFVAHHQQKNAEEHDSMDSTQHNLDDTELEKSQNNLVRSFAEKAMSVAAPVVPKKGGGELDHDRLVAVLAELGQRGGILKFVGKLALLWGGIRGALSLTDRLILFLRISERNLFQRIMGFSFMVLVLWSPVVIPLLPTLVQSWTISASTGIVGDACIIGLYVSIMILVMLWGKRIRGYENPVEQYGMNLASSSRLQEFFQGLVGGVSVVWLVHSISILLGFATFREGTPSFLPFDLLKSSRNVLLPALRGFITATSISVVEEVVFRSWLPEEVAVDLGYYNAILMSGVAFSLIHRSLPSVPGFVLLSLVLFGLKQRTQGNLAAPIGLRSGIMTASYLTQTSRIIAFKPETPFWMISTYHLHPFDGAIGLSICALLAILFFPQRPVQKDTSVS; encoded by the exons ATGCTTCTCCGCCCCGtcccctccccgccgccgccccgcttccccgccgccgcggcccgcaggAGCGCCGCCCCAGCCACCGCGCCCTTCTTCCTCGTGCTGCGGCGCCGGCAGCGGcggcgccgccaccgcccgcaCGCCCGCCTCCGCGCCTCCCTCTCCGACCTCCTCGCGAGCCTCCCGGCCTCGCTCGCGCTCGTCGGCCCCGCGGCGGCGGCCGCCGCGGCCGCCGTCGTCTCCTCCATCGCCTCCCCGTCCTCCTACCTCCGGAGCGGCCTCCCACCCCCCAGCTCCCCCGATCACGAGGACGACGCCGCGGCCGCCGGCGAGTGGATCCTCTTCACCAGCCCGACGCCCTTCAACCGCTGCGTGCTGCTGCGGTGCCCGTCCGTGTCCTTCGAGGACGGGGGCGTGCTGCTCGACGGCGTCAACGAGCGCCTGCTCACCCAGGACCGCCACTACGTCAACCTCAGCCGGGGCAGCATCCCCGCCGCGCCCGCCGGGCAGGGCGCCGGCGAGGTGTCCTACCAGCGCCTCTGCATCCCCCTGGAGGACGGCGGGGTGATCGCGCTTGACTGGCCTGCTAATCTGGATCTGGACAAGGAGCATGGGCTCGATTCCACGGTGCTCCTCGTGCCCGGCACCCCCGAGGGGAGCATGGACAGGGGCATCGAGATGTTCGTGCTGGATGCGCTCAAGAATGGCTACTTCCCCATTGTCATGAACCCCAGAGGCTGCGGCGGATCACCGCTTACTACACCAAG GTTATTTACAGCGGCTGACAGTGATGACATCTGCACAACGATCCGCTTTATAAACAGCAAAAGGCCATGGACGACAATAATGGGTGTTGGGTGGGGTTATGGAGCCAATATGCTGACAAAGTACCTTGTGGAAGCTGGAGAGTCTACTCCTCTTACGGCTGCTGTTTGTATCGACAATCCTTTTGACCTACAGGAAGCAACAAGAACATTTCCTCATAATATCGCTCTTGATCAAAAGCTCACAGCTGGCTTGGTTGATATTCTGCGTGCGAATAAG GAACTCTTTCAAGGAAAAGATAAAGACTTTGATGTCCAAAAGGCTTTATCGGCGAACTGTTTGCGTGACTTTGATGGAGCAATATCCATGGTTTCACATGGGTTTGCTAATGTTGATGACTTCTATTCGGAAAATAGCGTGAGGCCTTTAGTTGCTGGTGTGAAAATACCTGTACTCTTTATACAG AGTGATGATGGGACTGTGCCACTTTTGTCAGTACCGCGCAGTTCAATATCAGAAAATCCTTTTACCAGCCTTCTCCTTTGTTCTTGTGTACACTCAACTGGATTCACCTTTGAGAGATACACTGAATTATGGTGCCAGAATCTTACCCTAGAG TGGTTGTCAGCAGTGGAGTTTGCTCTTCTTAAGGGTCGTCATCCGCTTATCAAAGATGTGGATATCACTGTTAACCCATCCAAAGGTCTAGCATTCACCGTACCTCAACCGAATGATAAGAAGGTCCCCAAAGATGACAATTTTCATGAGCAAGCTCAGTTTTTTCTCTCTAATAATTTTCCCCATGGAATAAATGGGCTGCTCAATGATTCTGCAAATGAATATTCTGGTGCTCAAAACAGCGAAAATGGGCTGCTCACTGATTCTGCAAATGGATGTTCTGGTGCTCAAAACAGCAAAAATGGGTTGCCCACTGATTCTGCAAATGGATATTCTGGTGCTCAAAACAGTGAAAATGGGCTGCTCACTGATTCTGCAAATGGATATTCTGGTGCTCAAAACAGCAAAAACAGGCTGTTAGAAGATAATGGTGACGTAGGCAGGATACGCAAAGAGGCTGATGAAGAGGAGCTAGAAGACATTCCTGAAGATGTTGAAAAAGGTCATGTACTACAATCAGCAGGTCTTGTGATGAATATGCTGGATGCTACAATGCCCGGCACTCTGGATGATGATCAAAAGAACAAG GTTATGGTGGCAGTAGAACAAGGCGAATCCCTTGTGAAAGCTCTAGAAGAAGCTGTACCTGAAGATGTGCGTGAAAAGCTTACGTCGTCTGTGACTGAAATTTTACAATCTAAACGACACAATTTCAATTTGGATGCATTGAAGCGCGGCTGGACTAATGCAAGATCAACCACCAAGAGAGTGGTCCAAGAAAAGGTCAAAGAGTCAGATCATGAGAGTGGAGCTAAGGATGCCAAAATTATTGACCAGAACAGGAGTATTACATCCATTGGTGAGGGAGACCAAAAAGATACTAATCTGACCTCAAACAACAACAATCCTGCTGAAGGTATTGATTTATCACAAGCAAAGCCTTACCAAGCTTCTGGACCTGTAGGAACTGGAATTGAAACGGGAAGTGAACAGACTCAACTCGATAAATCTGAGAAAGATAACTCTGGAGTGAATGAAAGCAGTGAAGAGAAGCAAGAGGCCGATCAGGGCAGTGTAACAGATCCAAAGCATCTTTCCGATGATCCATCAACAGCCAACTCAAACGGAACTCCCAGGGAGCGAGTGCAGTCGGCAGATTCTACAGCAGAGCAGAATCCAGAGTCCAATATGGTAGACAAGGAAGTTGATGTAGTTCATGCCAATGAAGATAAGGTTGCACTTAATGTTGTTGATCAGAGCACGCAAATCTCTAAAACAGAAGAATCTAAACATCCGTCAGTTAATAATGTGAGACAGGCATTAGATGCCTTAACTGATTTTGATGACTCGACTCAAATGGCTGTCAATAGTGTGTTCGGAGTTATTGAAAATATGATTGACCAGTTTCAAAAGCACAAGGACTCTGAGGACAGGGAAAAATCTGATGGAGCCACCGATAAACCTCCGGTGGATGAGACACAGTCTGATGTGATGGTGGATGTGGACAATGAGTTAAGTAGAAAGGACAAAAATCCATCATCATCTGGTGAATCACAACATAATACTTCTGTTAAAGCTCGTCCAATCATGTCTGAAGATCATAATTTTAGTGAGAAAAAATCTGATTTGAACACTGTTCCACCTTTGAAAGGAAAAATCAGAAGTTCTCAAAGAAATATACCTGGAAATAATGTTGATGGTGATGTTGCAAAGATGGTGAGTGGCTCACCTGATTACTTGTTGGATGTAGCTGCCAGTTCTTATCTGAAGGTGCAGTATGCTTTGTACCTTCATGAATATCTTACAAGACAACTGCAACTTCAGTCACCAGATTTGAACTCGGCAACTGATCTTTTCCTTGATCCGCAAGAGGGTAAATGGAAACTAGCAGATCAAATGGACAATGTGCAAGGTGACATTTCTATATCTGGAAAATATAGCTTCGTCAATGAAGAGATCAAGCATGCAGATTCCTCCCAAGCTCCACCTAGGACAGGCGATGTTATTTTGCCACCATACTCAGCTCTGCGAAATTTTGCAGACTCTGAAACCAAAAGGAAGGTAATTGAGAAGTTGCCTGGTAATGCTTTGAGACAGACACTCACATACTTTATTACTGATGAGTTAACAAATACTCTCAAAACTGAAGTTGGTCGCAGACTGGGGATAACAAAAGCTGACAAACTTCAAAGAAGTCTTGCACATGATGTAGAACGACTCGCTACTCAAGTTTCTAGAACTATTGTCCATGACTCTGAGTTATACAGAGCAACATCTGTGCAGAGGAATCCAACGACTGTGAAATTTGGTGTGGTCCATGGCGAAAATGTTGTTGAAGCTGTATCAACTGCAGTTCTGCGATCTCATGATCTGAGAAAGGTTCTTCCAGTGGGTGTGATAGTTGGTGTAACTCTAGCGTCCTTGAGAAACTACTTCCACGTTGGTGTTTCTAAGCATGACAACCTTACAAAAGCTGCAGTCAAGTCAGGAATTTTGGATGAGGATCTTATTGTTCAGGATGCCGGCGAAGGAAATATAGATAATCTTTCCACACAGAAAGAAGCAAATGCTGATCTTTGCacacaaaaagaaacaaatacaGATCATTATATCGAAAAACCCGGTGAGCACAAGCAACAGGAGATAACAAAGTCAGATGGTAAAGGCATGATGGTTGGGGCTGTAACGGCTGCCCTAGGTGCTTCTGCATTCGTAGCACATCATCAA CAAAAGAATGCTGAAGAGCATGATAGCATGGATAGCACTCAGCATAATCTTGACGACACTGAACTGGAAAAGAGCCAGAACAACTTAGTGAGAAGCTTTGCTGAGAAAGCCATGTCTGTTGCAGCTCCAGTGGTACCCAAGAAGGGTGGTGGTGAACTTGATCACGATAG GCTCGTTGCTGTTCTAGCTGAACTAGGGCAAAGAGGTGGAATTTTGAAATTTGTGGGGAAACTTGCTCTGCTCTGGGGAGGTATTCGTGGTGCTTTGAGCTTGACTGACAGGCTCATCTTGTTCTTACGTATCAGCGAACGTAACTTATTTCAGAG GATCATGGGATTTTCCTTCATGGTACTTGTTCTATGGTCTCCTGTTGTGATTCCTTTACTGCCAACTCTTGTTCAAAGCTGGACAATAAGCGCTTCAACAGGAATTGTTGGGGATGCTTGCATTATTGGTCTGTATGTCTCTATAATGATACTTGTAATGCTATGGGGGAAAAGAATACGTGGCTATGAGAATCCAGTTGAGCAATATGGGATGAATCTTGCATCTTCATCAAGG CTGCAAGAATTTTTCCAAGGTCTTGTCGGAGGCGTGTCTGTCGTTTGGCTGGTGCATTCGATAAGCATTTTACTTGGCTTTGCAACTTTTCGAGAAGGGACGCCTTCATTCTTACCATTTGATCTTCTCAAATCTTCAAGAAATGTATTGTTGCCAGCTCTTAGAGGGTTTATCACAGCAACTAGCATTTCTGTGGTGGAAGAAGTGGTTTTCAGATCATGGCTTCCAGAAGAAGTTGCAGTTGATCTTGGTTACTACAATGCTATTCTGATGTCTGGAGTTGCTTTTTCTCTGATTCACCG GTCTCTACCTTCAGTACCAGGCTTTGTGCTACTTTCCCTGGTGCTTTTTGGGCTTAAGCAAAGAACGCAAGGGAATCTCGCTGCACCGATTGGCCTGCGATCTGGAATTATGACTGCTAGTTATCTCACACAAACCAGTCGCATTATTGCATTCAAACCTGAAACTCCATTCTGGATGATTAGTACCTATCATCTTCATCCGTTTGATGGTGCGATTGGCTTAAGTATTTGTGCATTACTTGCGATCCTTTTCTTCCCTCAGAGGCCTGTTCAGAAGGATACATCTGTGTCATGA